AGAGGGACACTATGTTTTCATTTTCCGAGCAATGGGCACTCGCCGGCAAGGCCGTGGTGGAAGCGCAATTGATCAGTGCGCAAGCGTATGCCCAGGCTGCCGTCGACAGCGGCGCCAGCGTGCTGGACTTGCAGCTCGATGCGGCCCGCGCGGCGTTGGCTGCCGCTACGGTGGCGGGCAATCAGCTGCTGTCCGTGAAGGATCCGCAAGCGCTGCTGCAACTGTCGCGCGCGCAGTCGCAACTGGCCATCGAACGCATCGGTGCATATGGTCGCCAGGCAAAGGATGTTGCCCAAGAAACCCAGGAAAAATTCGAGACTGTGACAAAGGGTGAGTTTGCTGCATCGCGTCAAAAATTTGGCGAGTTGTTGCAGGTGGTAAAGCAAACCCCCGTGCCCCTGATTATTCCCTTCAATAATTTTCTAAAAACCACTTTCGGCGGCGCCGATGAAGGGTATGATAAAAATAAAAACACGCGTCCCGCCCGTCAAATGTAGGCGCGTTGCGGCCCGGCAGCGGCTATCCGCCGCGCCAGGCCGCCCGCCGCCACCGCCGGGCAGGCTGCCATCGCTGCCGCCTGCGGTGTGGCGCTGGAACTGTGGCGTATGCCGCGCTAGAATAAAACACAGCTTGCTGTGTCTTCCCGGATTCATTGGATTGTATTAACACCTTGACCTTGGCCCTCGTGGCCTGCATATCGGAGAAATAAATGGATGATGTCGTAATCGTGGCCGCCGGCCGTACCGCAGTCGGCAAATTCGGTGGCAGTCTGGCCAAGATTCCTGCGTCCGAACTGGGCGCGCATGTAATCAAGGGCTTGCTGGCACAAACCGGCATCGACCCGAACCTGATCGGCGAAGCGATCCTGGGCCAGGTGCTGACGGCTGCCGTCGGCCAGAACGCCGCGCGCCAGGCTGTCATCAAGGCCGGCTTGCCCAGCTCCATCCCGGCATTCACCATCAACAAGGTATGCGGCAGCGGCCTGAAGGCCACGCACCTGGCGGCGCAAGCGATCAAATGCGGCGACGCCAACATCATCATCGCCGGCGGCCAGGAAAACATGAGCGCCTCGCCGCACGCGATGAACGGCTCGCGCGACGGTTTCCGCATGGGCGACTTCAAGATGGTCGACACCATGATCGTCGACGGCCTGTGGGACGTGTACAACCAGTACCACATGGGCATCACGGCGGAAAACGTCGCCAAGAAATACGAAGTGACGCGCGCCGAGCAGGATGAATTCGCGCTGCAGTCGCAACTGAAGGCGGAAGCGGCGCAAAAAGCGGGCAAGTTCAAGGATGAAATCCTGCCGCTGGAAATCGCCAACAAAAAAGGCACCGTGGTCTTCGACAGCGATGAATACATCAAGCCGGGCTCGACCCTGGAATCGCTGACCGGCCTGCGTCCCGCGTTCGCCAAGGACGGTACTGTCACCGCCGGCAATGCTTCCGGCCTGAACGACGGCGCCGCCGCCGTCATCATGATGTCCGCTGCACAAGCGAAGGAACTGGGCTTGAAGCCGCTGGCACGCATCAAGGCCTATGCCTCGTCGGGCCTGGACCCTGCCGTCATGGGCATGGGCCCTGTCTCCGCTTCGCGTCTGTGCCTGAAAAAAGCCGGCTGGACGCATGAAGAGCTGGACCTGATGGAAATCAATGAAGCGTTTGCCGCGCAAGCGATTGCCGTCAACAAGGAAATGGGCTGGGATACCAGCAAGATCAACGTGAACGGCGGCGCGATTGCCATCGGCCACCCGATCGGCGCCTCCGGCGCGCGCATCCTGGTCACCCTGATCCACGAAATGATACGCCGCGACGCCAAGAAAGGCCTGGCAGCATTGTGCATCGGCGGTGGCATGGGCGTTGCTCTCGCCATCGAGCGCGATTAAGTAGCTGGCACCACACCCAAGCTACTGCGCGGCGCGCTTTGCGGCCTGCGATGCTCACCGTGCTAGAGCACGGTTGCGCTTCTTAGCCACAAATCATCGCCGCTCGCTACGCTTGGCTGCGATGCGGTACGCCGCCGTCATGCAGCGGTTTTGGACTGCTATATTTAAATAATTAACTTTTTAGCAATAGAACGACACTGAGGGGATGAAAAATGGCAAGAGTTGCATTGGTAACTGGTGGCATGGGTGGTCTGGGCGAAGCAGTCTGTTTCAAGCTGGCGGCGCTCGGCTATCGCGTGGTCACGACCTATTCTCCAGGCAATCAGAAGGTCGCGGACTGGCTGGCGACGACCAAGGACATGGGCTATGACTTCAAGGCGTATCCGTGCGACGTGGCCGACTACGATTCGGCCGCTGCCTGCGTGGCTGCCGTGGAAGCGGACATCGGTCCTGTCGACGTGCTGGTGAATAACGCCGGCATCACGCGCGACATGACGTTCAAGAAGATGGACAAGCCGAACTGGGATGCCGTGATGGGCACCAACCTCGACTCCGTTTTCAACATGACCAAGCCTGTCTGTGACGGCATGGTGGAACGCGGCTGGGGCCGCATCATCAATATCTCGTCCGTGAATGGTCAGAAGGGTGCCTTCGGCCAGACCAACTATTCGGCTGCGAAAGCCGGCATGCACGGTTTCACCAAGTCGCTGGCGCTGGAAGTGGCGCGCAAGAACGTCACAGTCAATACCATTTCGCCAGGCTACATCGGCACCAAGATGGTCATGGCAATTCCACAGGAAGTGCTCGACAGCAAAATCATCCCGCAAATTCCGATGGCGCGCCTGGGCAAGCCGGAAGAAGTGGCCGGCCTGGTGGCCTACCTGGCGTCCGATGAAGCCGCGTTCGTCACGGGCGCGAATATCTCGATCAACGGCGGCCAGCACATGTCGTAATTGTTGTTGAGGTAAAACACAGAGACAGCTGCGGCTGTCTTTTTTTATGCTTGCCAGCAAAACAAGGGGATCGCCGGATTTGTCTTAAAATCAGTATTTCTCCACTGCATCATCTCCATGACCCTTGTTCCCGCCTTGCGCCGCGCCAGCGTGGCCGTCATCCTTTTCCTGGGCGCCAGTGCGGCCCAGGCCAGCGTCGCCTTCCGCGTCACGGTGACGACCGAGCGCATCTTCAAGTCCGGCGTGAAAACCAGCCTGCCCGCGCGCGCTACGCAGGACAGCGACGTCGTGCTGGGCGAACATTTCATCAGCGTGCGTGATGGCAAGAGCTTGTCCGTGCTCGACTTTGCCACGCGCCGCCGCCACGTCATCGATACGGCGGCGTCCACCTACGACACGTATTCGCTGTTCGACGTGGCGGGCTTTCGCCGTTTCGAGATAGCACACCGCCAGGGCATGGCCGGCGCGCTCCAGGCTGGCGGCTTGCAAGCCCACGTCACGCCGCTCGTGTACGAGGAGCAAGCGCTGTCCGTGCCGGCGGCCAGGCGGCGCACTGCACTGCTGCCCCAGGTGCTCGACGGCGCCGTGCTGTGGTCGCTCGACGGACAGCCCCTGCTGCGTCTGGGGATAGCCGGCAGCCCCGTCAGTAATGACGATGCGACGGCGTTTGCCCAGTACTTGCGCTACACCTGGGGCGGCCATCCGCTGGTACTGAAGCTGCTGGCCGACGGCAAGCGCATTCCCGCCGCATTCACCTTGCACTACCAGGAGGTGGGCGGCAAGGTGACGCGCCATTTCCGCATCAGCGCCATGACGGCGGGCGCACCCGCCACGTATTCCCTGGCCGCCTACCGGCCTCGCCCGCTGGCGGCCGATGCGCCGGTGCTCGAACGCGTGCTGGCGCAGGCGGCGCGGTTGCCGCCGCTGGGCCCCGAGGCGCCTCAGGCCCACCCTGCGCTGCGCGCCGAGGCGGAAAAGCTCTTTGCCGCGGAAAAACCGTTCGAGGCTTTTTTGACCATGCTGGAAGACCATTTTTCCACGGGGGCGCTGGTCGACAAACTGTCGCCGCAGCAGCAACTGGCCATGCAGGCGTGCCAGCCCATCCACGACTTGACGCGGGCACTGCTGGCCAAGGACAAGGAAGGCATTCAGGCCGCGCTGGCCACCGTGCAGGGCTTGCGCCAGCAGCACGGCCTGGAGCAGCCGGTACTGGCCTTGTTTGAGGGGAACTTGCGCGCCAAGCTGGGGCAGTGGCCCGAAGCGACCGCGCTGTATTTGCACGTGCTGCAGGCAAAACCACAGATGGCGGCCGTGTACCAGGACCTGGGCGACGCCTTGCTGGCGCAATTTGATGCGCCGAACGCCTGGCGCAGCTGGGATGCGGGCCGGGCCATGGCGCCGTCGCTGCGGCAATTTCGCAAGGTCAACGACTTGGAGCGCAGCCTGCTGCAAGACTACCCCGCCTTCTTTGCCGGCGGGGCGACGCTTCCGCCTGAAGTTCAGCCCAGCACCAGCCGTCCGGCCAGCAGCACGAAGACGGTGGGCAGCACGAACTTGCCGTAAGGCGAAGGTTTGCCGCGCAGGCGGCGCGCCAGACGCGCGGCCAAGACCGCATACAGGGCATCGAACAGCAGGCCCATCAGCACCAGCACGGCACCCAGGCGCAGGTATTGCATGCCGACCTGCTCGCTGCCGACGACGAATTGCGGCAGGAACATGCTGCAAAACAGCAGTGCCTTCGGATTGAGCAGATTCGTCAGGAAGCCGCGCACCAGGCTGGCGCGGGCGCCGTGTGCCGTGGCGGGGGCGGCTGCTTCCTGCGCCGTCTTTTTCGACAGGGCCGACTGCAGCAGGCGCAGCGCCAGGTACAGCAGGTAGGCGGCGCCCGCCCATTTGACCCACTGCAAGGCTTGCGGATGCGTGACCATCAATGCCGCCAGGCCTGCGCCCGACAGCGCCACGTGCACGGCGCGCGCGCCGGCGATGCCCAGCGCCGTCACCAGCGCCGTCGCCACGCCGCGCGCGGCGCCCGTCGCCAGCACCAGCGCCATGTCGGGGCCCGGTAATAAAAAGGCGCCGGTCAGTGCCAGCAGGTACATCAGGAAGGTAGAATCGGACATGGCGCAGCTCGGTCACAGGCAAAAAGTAAGGGCGGGAGCAACGGCAGCTTGCCGCATGCTCGCCGGGCCCCATTATGTTCTTGTCGCGATGAAATGTGCTTGCTTTTCCTGCCCTGCATGCCCTAGTATTCGGGTAGATTCCACTCTTATAAAAACAAAAATTAGATGAAAATTTCAGAAGTTAGCCTCGACGCCACCGATTTGCAGATACTCAGGCTGTTGCAGGATGAAGGAAGGCTGTCCAACGCGCGCCTGGCCGAGCGCTTGAAGCTCAGTGAAACCCCCGTCTGGCGCCGCCTGCGCCGCCTGGAAGAGGAAGGCTTTATTACCGGCTACCAGGCTTTGCTCAACCGCAAGAAACTGGGCATCGGCCTGGTGGCATTTGTCCGGGTCGTGTTTGCCAACCATGGCGGCGAGCAGCCGTCGCAGTTCGAGCAGGCGATCGCGACGATTCCCGAGATATTGTCGTGCCACAATGTGGCGGGCGAAGCCGATTATTTCCTGCAAGTGGTGGCGCGCGACCTGGAAACGTATGGTGAATTCGTCTCGACGGTGTTGCGCCGCCTGCCTGGCGTGGCGGAAATCCAGTCCAGCCTGTCGATGCGCGAAATCAAGTCGTCGAACCGCCTGCCCTTGCTGCTGGCCTGAGGCGCCGGGCGCGCACTATAATTGGAACAGTTGCCAGGAATCGTGCCTGGCGCCCTGACCGCCATTCCAAGGACCGCTCGCCATGCCAGACTCCCTGTCGCCCCTGTTTCCCGCCCTGACGCCGAACCGGCACGGCATGCTGGCGGTTGATGACATCCACACCATTTATTGGGAAGAGTGCGGCAATCCCGACGGCATTCCCGTGCTGTTCCTGCATGGTGGCCCGGGCGCGGGCCTGTCGCCGCAGCACCGCCGCTTTTTTGACCCGCAGCGCTACCGCGTGATCCTGTTCGACCAGCGCGGCGCGGGCAAGTCCACGCCGCTGGGTGAATGGCGCAACAACACGACGCAGTTGCTGATCGACGATATCGAAGTGCTGCGCGCCCAGTTCGGCATCGCCCAATGGCTGGTGTTTGGCGGCTCCTGGGGCTCGACCCTGGCGCTGGCGTATGGCCAGGCGCATCCGGCAGCTTGCCTCGGTTTCGTACTGCGCGGCATCTTTTTGTGCACGCAGGCGGAAATCGACTGGTTCATCGAAGGCGTGCGCTGGTTTTATCCGGAACTGTACGCAGAATTTGCCGCGCCCATTCCGGCCGAGGAGCGGGGCGACTTGCTGGCCGCTTACGTGCAACGCATCCTCAGCAGCGATCCCGCCGTGTACTGGCCTGCCGCGCGCGCCTGGAGCCGCTTCGAGGGGCGCCGCGTGTACCTGATGCCGCAGCCGGAAGACGCGCCGAACGATGCGCTCGACCTTGGCGTGGGCAGGCTCGAATCGCATTACATGGCCAACCTGGGCTTTTTCGAGGAAGACCAGCTGATCCGCAACATGGGGCGCATCGCGCACTTGCCGGCCGTCATCGTGCAGGGACGCTACGACGCCATCTGCCCGCCGCTGTCGGCCTACCGTTTGCAGCAGGCCTGGCCCGGTTCCCAGCTGGAGATGATACCGGACGCGGGCCATGGCGCGCTGGAGCACGGCATCGCTTCGGCGCTGGTGCGCGCCACCGAGCGCTTCGTGCCGGGGCGCGGCTTCGCATGACATTACAACATGCCGGTTGGCAAAGCGGCCAGCCGGCGTGCGCCACCTGCTACACTACGGCCTGTGCTGGCACCAGGGTCGGGCGCCGGTGTGAACCCACGACTTTTTATCCATGAACATACAGATCGGCGACATCGGCCATATCATTCAGCTGGCGATTGCGCCGGTTTTCCTGCTGACCGGCATCGGCACCATGCTGGTGGTGCTGACCAATCGCCTGGGCCGCATCATCGATCGCACGCGCGTGCTGGAAGACCGGCTCGACATCGGTTACAACGATTTCTATATGGATGAGCTAGATACGCTCTATACGCGTACCCATCTGATTAATTACTCGATTTCGCTGAGCACGGCCTGCGGTTTCTTCGTCTGCGTCATCATCGCCATGCTGTTTTTGGGCGATATTCTGAACCTGACCCTCGATAAATACATCGCGGCCTTCTTTGTGCTGGCCGTGATTTGCCTGATCGGCTGTTTTATTTATTTACTGCGCGAAATTCACCTGGCCGCCAAAGCCCAGCGCATCCGGCGCCATATCCGCCCGCCCCATTAAGCGCGCGCCGGTTTACCCTACTATTGAAGAACGAGTCAAGCATGCACGATTACAAACGTCCCCCCACCCTGCACCGCTACGGCCAGCGCAGCGAACTCGAGCTGGCGCTGAGCCTGGGCCAGTTCCGCCTGATGCCAGCGGGCAATTGTTTGACCCTGAGCTTTTCGCAAGTGTGGGACAAGCACCTGTTCGACCTGTTTGCCCCGGCCGACGCCTGTTTGATCATCCATAACACGGAAGAATTCGGCGAACGCCTGCACCGCGCCGTGCAGCGCACCCTGCCCAGCTGGGCAGGCATCGATGGCCTGGTCGAGTATGGCCAGCGCGCGGCCCTGGGCGCCGCCTTCACCAAGACGCGCGCCGAAGCGCCCGAGCAGGAATGGCTGTTCGCCTGGCGCTCGATGCAGCCGCAAGCGAGCCTGAACCCCGTCACGGTAAAACTGGGCAGCCTGGAAAACTTCGCGGAAATCCGCGACCGCGACACGTATCTGGCGTAGTTAGCCCGCTTTGTCGGCGTGCTGGCTGTCGATGCGGGCTAAGACGGCTGCCATCATGCGCTCGATATCGCCGCGTATCATGGTCGTGCCCAGCATGCCGGGCACATAGAAGCCCGGCATCAGCCGGCTGGAAAAGACGATGCGCGTGCCGCCCGTCTCGGGTACGGGAAACAGATTCCAGCGTGCTTCGTAATGCCGCATGTCGCCCGAGATCAGGGCGATGTCGATGGAGGTCAACGGCGTCTCCGTGGCCCGCACCACGAGGTGGATGGCGTGGTTCATGAACAGGAAGCGCGCCATGCCCTGCTGCTCGATGATGATTTCATTGCCGTTGCGCGACAGCACGCGGCAGGAACTGAGGTCGGGCACGAATTCGCTCATGCGCTCGTACGTGGTCAGGGTCTTCCACACGGACGCCGGCGGCGCCTGCACGCTGCCGCTGGCATCGACTTCATACATGCGCTGCCCGTCGACCTCGATGCGCTTGACGTCGACCTTCAGCTTGTCCAGGCGCTGTGCCTGTGCCAGCGCGGTCGCGGGGACGGCGCACAGCATCAGCAGGCAGAGGAAGAGTCGCGTCATGCACCTAGCCTACGGGAAACTAGCGCGCGGCACAAGCTGTACCCATCGCCAGCGGGCGCGCGCGGCGATTTAGAACTCCCGGTCTAGAGAAAGTCGCTGCGGCGATCGGCAATGCTTGCTACCGTACGGCCTGCAACCACTTCTACCGGACCGATCACCATGACTGCCTATCCACATCTGCTGGCCCCGCTCGACCTGGGTTTTACCTCCTTGCGCAACCGCGTCATCATGGGGTCCATGCATACGGGCCTGGAAGACCGGTTCTATCATTATGGCAAGCTGGCCGCGTTCTACCGCGAACGGGCGCGCGGCGGCGTGGGGCTGATCGTCACGGGCGGCATCTCGCCGAACCGCCAGGGCTGGCTGCTGCCATTCGGCGGCACCCTCAATTTCCTCGGCGACGTGCCGAACCACCGCAAGGTGACGCGCGCCGTGCACGAAGAGGGCGGCAAGATCGTCATGCAGATCCTGCATGCGGGCCGCTATGGCTATCAGCCCTTCGTCGTGTCGGCATCGGCAAAAAAATCGCCGATCTCCCCGTTCCGCCCCCGTCCCTTAAGCGAGCGCGGCATCGAGCGCACCATCTGCGACTACGTGCGCTGCGCGCGCCTGGCGCAAAAGGCGGGCTATGACGGCATCGAAGTGATGGGCAGCGAAGGATATTTGTTGAACCAGTTCCTGTGCGCGCGCACGAATCTGCGCCAGGACCGCTGGGGCGGCACGATCGAGAACCGCATGCGCCTGCCCGTGGAGATCGTGCGCCGCATCCGCGCCGCCGTCGGCCCCAACTTCATCATCATGTACCGCCACTCGCTGCTCGACCTGGTCGAGGGCGGCAATACCTGGGATGACGTGGTGACGGTGGCCAAGGCGCTGGAACAGGCGGGCGTGACCATTCTCAATACCGGCTTCGGCTGGCATGAGGCCCGGGTGCCCACCATCGTCACCTCGGTGCCGCGCGCCGCCTTTGCCAGCGTGGCGGGCCGGCTGCGCCGCGAAGTCACCATTCCCGTGGTGGCGTCGAACCGCATCAACATGCCGCACGAAGCGAACGCCATCCTGGAACGGGGCGACTGCGACCTCGTGTCGATGGCGCGCCCCTTCCTGGCCGACCCTGATTTTGTCGCCAAGGCCGCCTCGGGCCGCGCCGACGAAATCAACACCTGCATCGGCTGCAACCAGGCCTGCCTGGACCACACCTTTGCCAACAAGCGCGCCAGCTGCCTGGTCAACCCGCGCGCCTGCCATGAAACGGAACTTGTTTACGCGAAAAAGGCCGTGCCGCGCCGGGTGGCCGTCGTCGGCGCCGGGCCGGCGGGCTTGTCCGCCGCCTGCGTGGCCGCCGAATGCGGGCACGAGGTGACCCTGTTCGACAGCAGCGACAGCGTGGGCGGCCAGTTCAAGGTGGCGATGCAGATACCGGGCAAGGAAGAATTCACGGAAACCATCCGCTATTTTGCGCGTCGGCTGGCGCTGCTGGACGTCAAGCTGCGCCTGGGCCAGCGCGTGACGCGCGAGCAATTGCTGGCCGGCGGCTATGACGACGTCATCGTCGCTACCGGCATCAAGGTGCGCCTGCCGGCCATTCCCGGCATCGACCACCCGAAAGTGCTGTCGTATCTGGATGTGCTGCAAGCCAAGAAGCCGGTGGGCGCGCGCGTGGCCATCATCGGCGCGGGCGGCATCGGCTTCGACGTGGGCGAGTATTTGCTGCACGACCCGGCGCACCCGCTGCCGCAATCCGTGGCGACGTGGGCGGGCGAGTGGGGCGTGGACTTGAATGCGGCCACCGGTGGCGGCCTGGTGCCGCCCGCAGCCCCCCATCCCGTGCGGCAAATCTTCCTGTTGCAGCGCAAGACCTCGAAAGTGGGTGCGGGGCTGGGCAAGACGTCGGGCTGGGTGCACCGCGCGGCGCTGGCGAGAAACGGCGTGGCCATGCTGGCCGGCGTGAGCTACGACAAGATCGACGCGCAGGGCTTGCACATCACCGTGGGCGGCGAGCAGCGCCTGCTGGCGGTGGACAACGTGGTCATCTGCGCGGGCCAGGACAGCTTGACGGAACTCATGCCGGAAACGGACAAGGATGGCAAGCCCCTGCAGGCGGGCGGCCCGCGCTTCCACAAGATAGGCGGCGCCGCGCTGGCGGCGGAACTCGACGCCAAGCGGGCGATACGGGAAGGGGCGGAGCTGGCGGCGAGTTTATAACCCGGAGAAAAACTGGGGTCGGACCCTCAGGGTCCGACCCCGGCATTTGCATGGGCTGGAGGTTCGGCATCAAAGAACCTTAATGGCCATGCCCCTTCTTCGCCGTCTCAAAACTCTGCAGCACGTGTTCGGCCATGCCATTGGCCAGCTCGTGCTCGCCGATAAACACCTTGCCCGCGTTTTCCGCGCGCAGCAATTCCGCCTCTTCCTCGCTGTGCGTGCGCACCACCGTCAGGATGGCGGGGTTCAGCGCGCGCGCCGTCTCGATCATGGCGCGTACGTGGAAGGTATCGGGCGTGGCGATGACGAGCATGGTGGCGTGCGTGATGTGCGCCTGGATCAATACGGCCGGTTCGCCCGCATTGCCGGCCACGGCCGGAATGCCCTGCTTGCGCAGCTGGTCGACGATTTCGCGGTTTTCCTCGGCGACGACAAAATGAATGCCGCGTTCCATCAGGGCGGCGGCGATGCGCCGGCCCACGCGGCCATAGCCGACCAGCACGATCTGGCCCGACAGTTTTTCCTGCGGCACCGTCATCGGCAGCTCGGCCAGCGGGTCGGTGGTGCGTTCGAACTTGCGCGCAAAATCGCTGTTGTTCATCACGCGCAGCAGCGGCTTGGCCATGCTGAACACGAGCGGGTTGAGGGCAATCGACAAAATGGCGCCGGCCAGGATCAGGCTTTGCCCTTCCTGCGGCATCAGGCCCAGGGACAGGCCCAGCGCGGCCAGGATGAACGAGAATTCACCGATCTGCGCCAGGCTGGCCGAGACGATGATGGCCGTTTTTGGCGGATAGCGCAGGGCCATCACCAGCAAAAAGGCGGCAATCGACTTGCCGAAGATAATGATGGCGCACACGGCCAGCACTTGCAGGGGCTTGTCGATGAGGATGTTCGGTTCGAACAGCATGCCGACGGAAACGAAGAACAGCACGGCAAACGCGTCGCGCAGGGGCAGGGACTCTTCCGCGGCGCGGTGGCTCAGTTCGGATTCGCGCAGCACCATGCCGGCAAAAAAGGCGCCCAGTGCGAACGACACGCCGAACAGTTTGGTAGAAGCGTAGGCGATGCCGACGGCGGCGGCGATCACGCACAGGGTAAACAGCTCACGCGAACCGGTGCGCGCCACTTGCCACAAAATCCATGGGAACAGCTTGCGGCCCACCACCAGCATGAAGACGATGAAACCGGCCACTTGTCCCAGGGTCACGGCCAGGGTTTGCCACAGGCTGGTGGCCTCGGCATCCGGCGCGACCTTGCCACCGAGCACACCGGCGAACGCCGGCAGCAGCACGAGCACCAGCACGGTGACGAGGTCTTCCACCACCAGCCAGCCGACGGCGATGCGGCCATTGAGCGAGTCGAGGATGCCCCGCTCTTCCAGCGCGCGCAGCAGCACCACGGTACTGGCCACGGACAGGGCCAGGCCAAAGACCAGCCCGCCACCGAGGGTCCAGCCCCACCAGTGGGCCAGGCCCATGCCCA
Above is a genomic segment from Janthinobacterium sp. 64 containing:
- a CDS encoding phasin family protein; its protein translation is MFSFSEQWALAGKAVVEAQLISAQAYAQAAVDSGASVLDLQLDAARAALAAATVAGNQLLSVKDPQALLQLSRAQSQLAIERIGAYGRQAKDVAQETQEKFETVTKGEFAASRQKFGELLQVVKQTPVPLIIPFNNFLKTTFGGADEGYDKNKNTRPARQM
- a CDS encoding acetyl-CoA C-acetyltransferase; translated protein: MDDVVIVAAGRTAVGKFGGSLAKIPASELGAHVIKGLLAQTGIDPNLIGEAILGQVLTAAVGQNAARQAVIKAGLPSSIPAFTINKVCGSGLKATHLAAQAIKCGDANIIIAGGQENMSASPHAMNGSRDGFRMGDFKMVDTMIVDGLWDVYNQYHMGITAENVAKKYEVTRAEQDEFALQSQLKAEAAQKAGKFKDEILPLEIANKKGTVVFDSDEYIKPGSTLESLTGLRPAFAKDGTVTAGNASGLNDGAAAVIMMSAAQAKELGLKPLARIKAYASSGLDPAVMGMGPVSASRLCLKKAGWTHEELDLMEINEAFAAQAIAVNKEMGWDTSKINVNGGAIAIGHPIGASGARILVTLIHEMIRRDAKKGLAALCIGGGMGVALAIERD
- the phbB gene encoding acetoacetyl-CoA reductase: MARVALVTGGMGGLGEAVCFKLAALGYRVVTTYSPGNQKVADWLATTKDMGYDFKAYPCDVADYDSAAACVAAVEADIGPVDVLVNNAGITRDMTFKKMDKPNWDAVMGTNLDSVFNMTKPVCDGMVERGWGRIINISSVNGQKGAFGQTNYSAAKAGMHGFTKSLALEVARKNVTVNTISPGYIGTKMVMAIPQEVLDSKIIPQIPMARLGKPEEVAGLVAYLASDEAAFVTGANISINGGQHMS
- a CDS encoding LysE family translocator, translated to MSDSTFLMYLLALTGAFLLPGPDMALVLATGAARGVATALVTALGIAGARAVHVALSGAGLAALMVTHPQALQWVKWAGAAYLLYLALRLLQSALSKKTAQEAAAPATAHGARASLVRGFLTNLLNPKALLFCSMFLPQFVVGSEQVGMQYLRLGAVLVLMGLLFDALYAVLAARLARRLRGKPSPYGKFVLPTVFVLLAGRLVLG
- a CDS encoding Lrp/AsnC family transcriptional regulator, encoding MKISEVSLDATDLQILRLLQDEGRLSNARLAERLKLSETPVWRRLRRLEEEGFITGYQALLNRKKLGIGLVAFVRVVFANHGGEQPSQFEQAIATIPEILSCHNVAGEADYFLQVVARDLETYGEFVSTVLRRLPGVAEIQSSLSMREIKSSNRLPLLLA
- the pip gene encoding prolyl aminopeptidase, yielding MPDSLSPLFPALTPNRHGMLAVDDIHTIYWEECGNPDGIPVLFLHGGPGAGLSPQHRRFFDPQRYRVILFDQRGAGKSTPLGEWRNNTTQLLIDDIEVLRAQFGIAQWLVFGGSWGSTLALAYGQAHPAACLGFVLRGIFLCTQAEIDWFIEGVRWFYPELYAEFAAPIPAEERGDLLAAYVQRILSSDPAVYWPAARAWSRFEGRRVYLMPQPEDAPNDALDLGVGRLESHYMANLGFFEEDQLIRNMGRIAHLPAVIVQGRYDAICPPLSAYRLQQAWPGSQLEMIPDAGHGALEHGIASALVRATERFVPGRGFA
- a CDS encoding DUF2721 domain-containing protein; protein product: MNIQIGDIGHIIQLAIAPVFLLTGIGTMLVVLTNRLGRIIDRTRVLEDRLDIGYNDFYMDELDTLYTRTHLINYSISLSTACGFFVCVIIAMLFLGDILNLTLDKYIAAFFVLAVICLIGCFIYLLREIHLAAKAQRIRRHIRPPH
- a CDS encoding SRPBCC family protein, with protein sequence MTRLFLCLLMLCAVPATALAQAQRLDKLKVDVKRIEVDGQRMYEVDASGSVQAPPASVWKTLTTYERMSEFVPDLSSCRVLSRNGNEIIIEQQGMARFLFMNHAIHLVVRATETPLTSIDIALISGDMRHYEARWNLFPVPETGGTRIVFSSRLMPGFYVPGMLGTTMIRGDIERMMAAVLARIDSQHADKAG
- a CDS encoding NADPH-dependent 2,4-dienoyl-CoA reductase gives rise to the protein MTAYPHLLAPLDLGFTSLRNRVIMGSMHTGLEDRFYHYGKLAAFYRERARGGVGLIVTGGISPNRQGWLLPFGGTLNFLGDVPNHRKVTRAVHEEGGKIVMQILHAGRYGYQPFVVSASAKKSPISPFRPRPLSERGIERTICDYVRCARLAQKAGYDGIEVMGSEGYLLNQFLCARTNLRQDRWGGTIENRMRLPVEIVRRIRAAVGPNFIIMYRHSLLDLVEGGNTWDDVVTVAKALEQAGVTILNTGFGWHEARVPTIVTSVPRAAFASVAGRLRREVTIPVVASNRINMPHEANAILERGDCDLVSMARPFLADPDFVAKAASGRADEINTCIGCNQACLDHTFANKRASCLVNPRACHETELVYAKKAVPRRVAVVGAGPAGLSAACVAAECGHEVTLFDSSDSVGGQFKVAMQIPGKEEFTETIRYFARRLALLDVKLRLGQRVTREQLLAGGYDDVIVATGIKVRLPAIPGIDHPKVLSYLDVLQAKKPVGARVAIIGAGGIGFDVGEYLLHDPAHPLPQSVATWAGEWGVDLNAATGGGLVPPAAPHPVRQIFLLQRKTSKVGAGLGKTSGWVHRAALARNGVAMLAGVSYDKIDAQGLHITVGGEQRLLAVDNVVICAGQDSLTELMPETDKDGKPLQAGGPRFHKIGGAALAAELDAKRAIREGAELAASL
- the ybaL gene encoding YbaL family putative K(+) efflux transporter, giving the protein MPHDISLITTIAAALGFGLIFGFIAARLKLPALVGYLAAGIIIGPATPGFVADAEIAGQLAEIGVMLMMFGVGLHFSIEDLWDVRKIALPGAILQIGVATAMGMGLAHWWGWTLGGGLVFGLALSVASTVVLLRALEERGILDSLNGRIAVGWLVVEDLVTVLVLVLLPAFAGVLGGKVAPDAEATSLWQTLAVTLGQVAGFIVFMLVVGRKLFPWILWQVARTGSRELFTLCVIAAAVGIAYASTKLFGVSFALGAFFAGMVLRESELSHRAAEESLPLRDAFAVLFFVSVGMLFEPNILIDKPLQVLAVCAIIIFGKSIAAFLLVMALRYPPKTAIIVSASLAQIGEFSFILAALGLSLGLMPQEGQSLILAGAILSIALNPLVFSMAKPLLRVMNNSDFARKFERTTDPLAELPMTVPQEKLSGQIVLVGYGRVGRRIAAALMERGIHFVVAEENREIVDQLRKQGIPAVAGNAGEPAVLIQAHITHATMLVIATPDTFHVRAMIETARALNPAILTVVRTHSEEEAELLRAENAGKVFIGEHELANGMAEHVLQSFETAKKGHGH